Proteins from one Choloepus didactylus isolate mChoDid1 chromosome 4, mChoDid1.pri, whole genome shotgun sequence genomic window:
- the NDUFB1 gene encoding NADH dehydrogenase [ubiquinone] 1 beta subcomplex subunit 1 gives MVNLLQIVRDHWVHILVPMGFVFGCYLDRRNDEKLTAFRNKSMLFKRELRPNEEVTWK, from the exons ATGGTGAATTTACTTCAGATTGTACGGGACCACTGGGTTCATATACTTGTCCCTATGGGATTTGTCTTTGGATGTTATTTAGACAGAAGGAATGATGAGAAGTTAACTGCCTTCCGGAACAAGAGCATGTTATTTAAAAG GGAATTGAGACCCAATGAAGAAGTCACCTGGAAGTAG